CGGAAACCCCGGAGAGCTCCTCACCCGAATCCCCGTTGGAAGAGCCGTTCTACGTATTCAGGAGAATCGAGGAAAGGCTGTCCGGCGAGCCCGTCTCGCTCGAAACCGTGCGCGATAAGGATGCCCGGGAAAGGGAAGAAAGGCTCATCGCCGAAGAGGTCGAATCCATTAAAAAGAACATTCAAAAAGGAGGCAGCAAAAAATGAAAAGACGCATCGCCGTAATAACCGCGTTACTGTTCGCATTCGTGACTGCCGGGGTGAAATACATCTCGGCGTTCCCGGTAATCCCGAAGCCCGAAGCTGAGGGCGCGCTATCGTGGGATTTAAAACTCGGCAGCCCGTACGTTCTCAAGGGCGGCGAGCGCGAGATGCTCCTTAACATCAGGCTCAGTGGCAAGGAGGCCGGGCCCGGGGAAAGGACGCCAGTTAACCTCGTCCTGGTGATCGACCGGAGCGGCTCCATGTCCGACAGGGGCAAGATGGAATACGCCAGGGAAGCGGCGCGGCGTATGGTCGGCCTTCTCGGGAAGGACGACAGGCTCGGCATCGTCGCGTACTCGACGGACGTCGAGGTGCTTCTCCCGGCGCGGAAGATAGCCGACAAGGAAGCCGCGCTCTCGGTGATAAACTCGCTCTACCCGACCGATTCGACGAACCTCTCGGGCGGGCTCGAAAAGGGCATCGCGGAACTAAAGTCGCTCGAACGCGGCGGCTACGTAAACCGCGTAATACTCCTCTCGGACGGTCTCGCCAACCAGGGCGTAACGGACCCCTCCGGGCTCGGCAGGATAGCCAGCCGCGCGTCCGAGGGCGGGGTATACGTGACGACGATGGGACTCGGCGCGGATTACGACGAGAACCTCATGATGGGCCTCGCCGAGCACGGCGCAGGCAACTACTACTTCATCGAATCGCCTAACCAGCTCGCGGGTATCTTCGAGAAGGAATTCGGCCGCATGGCGGCCGCCGTCGCGAGGGACACCGTGATAAAGCTCGCGCTCGCCCCGGGCGTCAGGATAGACGAGGTCTACGGTTACGAGTATTCGGTAAGGGACGGCTCGGCCGAGGTAAAGCTCGGCGACTTCTTCGGCGGGCAGGAAAGGGACATACTCGTAAGGCTGACCGTCCCTGCAGACGCTGACGGCAGGCACGGGCTCGCCGCCGCGTCACTCTCCTACGGCGACCTCCTCAGGCAGGGCTCTCTCGTCTCCTCGGCCCGGACGCTCGCGTACGAGGTCACGTCCGACGCCGATAAGGTTGCCGCGGGCGAGGACGAGTCCGTCCGTTCGAGGCTTGTCTCCGTCGCCGCCGCGTCCGTTTACCGGAAAGCGGCCGTGGCTTACGAGAGCGGTGACGCCGAGGGCGCGCGCTCCTACCTCGAAGACGCATACGACAGCATCGTCGAGCTCAACAAGACCTCCTATAAGAACGAAAGGACCATGAAGCAGGAGCGCGATCTCAGGGAGGCCGTCCGGCGGATGGCCGCCCCGCCCGCCCCGTCGTCCGAGGAAGGCAGGGTGATGATAAAAGGGCAGAAGGCCGGCGCGAGGGAGGCGCAGAAATAAATATCCGGATTCGAGGCATCGCCGGCGGATTATTCCCGGCGGTGCCCCGGCTACGTATCGAGGAAAGAGAATGAAACGAATCCCCGCCTCTATAATATTCACCGCCCTCGTCTCCGCCGCATGGGGCACGGCGGTGTCCGTGCTCTACCGCTTTTTCTCGAACGTGATACCTCCCGGCCTCTACTACCCCCTCGTCCTCTCGGGCGTGGCCGCCGCTTCCGGAATGCTCCATTGCATACCCCTCGGCAGGGCCGCGTTTGCCGGGCTGGCCTCCGGATTCGTATACGCGCTCCTCTCGCCCGTCTTCCCGCTCGCGGGGGCGGTGCTCTCCGGGGCGTGTCTCGGGGGCGGAATCGCGCGTGGAGGAAAGCCCGGAATCCTCCTCCAGGCGCTTAAGGGTGCGCTCCTGTTCCCGCTCTTCATCGTCGCGGGTACATTCGTCGGCGCGCTCGCCGAATTTGCCGTCTCGTTTCCGGCCATGCTGTTCTGGGCCTCGTGGCTCGGCCTCGCCGCCGGCGTCATAACCACGCCCTTTTTCCGGGGGCGCAGCCCCGGTGAAAGGGGCGGTCTCAATAGCCGGGTCCGGGAATTCTCCGACGAGGCTCGCGGTATAGAGGCCGACCTCCGCGAGCTCTGCGAGAGGATGCGGTAAACTCATCACGAGACGTCCTTCGGCTTTTAGTACGTCAATATCCAGAGCCGCTTTAACCGCGAAATTAATGTTTTACTAAAGGTATTCCAAACTTTCCCGAAATGCTGTAGAATTAGCTCATAACCAGAGGAGGATGATGGGTATGAGCCACCCTATCCGGACGGGATTATTCGTTTTATCTGCGCTGTTCTTCCTTGCCGCATTGACCGGTGCGCCCGAACCCGCGGTTTCCCGGGACGCAAACGGGGCCGGGGCCGAGGTCGACTTTAACGCCGCCGCCCAGCGCAATTTCTGCGCCGTCAGGTGGACGGAGCAGTACCGGGGCCGGAAGGCCGACATAGAAGTCAGGACACGCGGCGCACATAACGAAGTCGCCGTATTCTACTGCCCCGACTGCAGCCTCTACGACCACTTCGTAAAGCCGTATCTCGAATCGGAATACAGGGGCAAGACAGGTATGATGAGGCTCTCCGAATGCGGTTTCCAGCAGGCGGTGTTCAAGGGTAACCGCGGGACACAGGAAATCGTGATAGACGTTCAGCACGTGTTCCCGAATCCGCGAAGGGCCGTATGCGTCCAGGACTGGAGCATGCGCTACCAGAAAAAATATCCTCAGGTAAAGGTCTCCTCCCGCGGCGAGTTCGACGAATCTATAGTATTCTCGTGCTCGGGATGCACGTCGCAGGAGCGCTTCATTCTCCCGTTTCTCGAAACGGACCACGAAGGGCGGACGGCGAT
This sequence is a window from Thermodesulfobacteriota bacterium. Protein-coding genes within it:
- a CDS encoding VWA domain-containing protein, with amino-acid sequence MKRRIAVITALLFAFVTAGVKYISAFPVIPKPEAEGALSWDLKLGSPYVLKGGEREMLLNIRLSGKEAGPGERTPVNLVLVIDRSGSMSDRGKMEYAREAARRMVGLLGKDDRLGIVAYSTDVEVLLPARKIADKEAALSVINSLYPTDSTNLSGGLEKGIAELKSLERGGYVNRVILLSDGLANQGVTDPSGLGRIASRASEGGVYVTTMGLGADYDENLMMGLAEHGAGNYYFIESPNQLAGIFEKEFGRMAAAVARDTVIKLALAPGVRIDEVYGYEYSVRDGSAEVKLGDFFGGQERDILVRLTVPADADGRHGLAAASLSYGDLLRQGSLVSSARTLAYEVTSDADKVAAGEDESVRSRLVSVAAASVYRKAAVAYESGDAEGARSYLEDAYDSIVELNKTSYKNERTMKQERDLREAVRRMAAPPAPSSEEGRVMIKGQKAGAREAQK